The Rhizobium leguminosarum genome includes a region encoding these proteins:
- a CDS encoding RNA pyrophosphohydrolase: MSQATVKAEDLPYRPCVGVMILNRDGLVWAGRRISDGNSEYDGSPQLWQMPQGGIDKGEDPLDAAYRELYEETGIKTVTLLAEARDWINYDLPPALIGIGLKGKFRGQTQRWFAFRFDGDDSEIAINPPPGGHEPEFDAWEWKPMQQLPGLIVPFKRAVYEQVVAEFQHLAALHSED, encoded by the coding sequence ATGAGCCAGGCGACCGTGAAAGCCGAGGATCTGCCCTACCGCCCCTGCGTCGGCGTGATGATCCTGAACCGCGATGGCCTCGTCTGGGCGGGAAGACGCATCTCCGACGGCAATTCCGAATATGACGGCTCGCCACAGCTCTGGCAGATGCCGCAGGGCGGCATCGACAAGGGCGAGGATCCATTGGACGCCGCCTACCGCGAGCTTTACGAGGAGACCGGCATCAAGACGGTGACCCTGCTTGCCGAAGCGAGAGACTGGATCAACTATGATCTGCCGCCGGCACTGATCGGCATCGGGCTGAAGGGGAAATTCCGCGGCCAGACGCAGCGCTGGTTCGCCTTCCGCTTCGACGGCGACGACAGCGAGATCGCCATCAATCCGCCGCCTGGCGGCCACGAGCCGGAATTCGATGCCTGGGAATGGAAGCCGATGCAGCAACTGCCGGGGCTGATCGTCCCCTTCAAGCGCGCCGTCTACGAGCAGGTGGTGGCCGAGTTCCAGCATCTAGCAGCACTACATTCGGAAGACTGA
- the rsfS gene encoding ribosome silencing factor, with amino-acid sequence MVCHSRKGKALTTVHAKGKTLAVIPKSAERGADAAARALETVLASLEDSKAEDIVTIDIAGKSALGDYMIVVSGRSNRHVMAISDHLLTDLKDDGLGTARVEGQEGGDWVLIDTGDIIVHVFRPEIREFYNIEKMWAAPDMDEETRH; translated from the coding sequence ATAGTTTGTCATTCCAGGAAAGGGAAAGCACTGACAACAGTACACGCCAAGGGAAAAACGCTCGCCGTTATCCCGAAGAGTGCGGAACGTGGCGCCGATGCCGCCGCCCGTGCCCTAGAAACCGTCCTCGCCAGCCTCGAGGACTCCAAAGCTGAAGATATCGTCACCATCGACATTGCCGGAAAATCGGCGCTGGGAGATTACATGATTGTCGTCTCCGGCCGCTCGAACAGGCATGTCATGGCGATCTCGGATCACCTGCTCACCGACCTTAAGGACGACGGCCTCGGTACGGCCCGCGTCGAGGGTCAGGAAGGCGGCGATTGGGTCCTGATCGACACCGGTGACATTATCGTGCATGTGTTCCGTCCCGAAATCCGCGAGTTTTACAACATCGAAAAGATGTGGGCGGCTCCGGATATGGATGAAGAAACACGGCACTGA
- the rlmH gene encoding 23S rRNA (pseudouridine(1915)-N(3))-methyltransferase RlmH, which produces MRIGLFTVGRLKSGPEKDLAARYFDRFAKAGPAVGLELTRVAEVAESRASNAETRKREEAAMLLKSLGDGSILILLDERGKALDSEAFANLLGSYRDQGKRELTIAIGGADGLDPSLYDRADATLCLGKMTWPHQLVRTLIAEQLYRAVTILSGHPYHRV; this is translated from the coding sequence ATGCGAATAGGTCTTTTTACGGTGGGACGGCTGAAGTCCGGCCCGGAAAAGGATCTTGCCGCCCGTTATTTCGACCGTTTTGCCAAGGCCGGCCCTGCCGTCGGCCTCGAATTGACCCGCGTTGCCGAAGTTGCCGAAAGCCGGGCCTCCAACGCGGAGACCCGCAAGCGTGAAGAGGCGGCGATGCTTCTGAAATCGCTTGGCGATGGCAGCATCCTCATTCTTCTCGATGAACGCGGCAAGGCGCTCGACAGCGAAGCCTTCGCGAACCTGCTCGGCTCCTATCGCGACCAAGGCAAACGCGAGCTGACCATCGCGATCGGCGGTGCCGATGGCCTCGATCCCTCGCTTTACGACCGTGCCGACGCGACGCTGTGCCTGGGCAAGATGACCTGGCCGCACCAGCTCGTGCGCACGCTGATCGCCGAGCAGCTCTATCGTGCCGTTACCATCCTGTCCGGTCACCCCTATCACCGCGTCTGA
- a CDS encoding murein hydrolase activator EnvC family protein produces the protein MILPAIAAGVGVAVVVMLANPFIVRAQDAAPEAAQPAPQRVAEPAPPPDPAAELAAKRDQTRAELETLSKTISLSTDKVSALQQSIADLEKSTESIRQALIDSAARRKALEKQILESEKKLADLGVKEDGIRRSLHDRRGLLAEVLAALQRMGRNPPPALLVTPDDALGSVRSAILLGAVVPGIRKETDKLAADLASLAALQTASAAEKTSLTATMTNGIEEERRMDLLLAENDKLSRSNAAELGAERKRSEELAGKATSLEGLVASMESEIASVRDAAAAARQAEENRKLLTDEQRAQAKALADSGVPDKNRIAPAYPFGELKAKLEVPVTGDILRQFGDADGTGHEAMGMTVATNPETVVTAPADGLVVFAGAFRSYGQMIILDAGDGYHLVLSGMDTINTRQGKFVFSGEPLAVMGAKRVASATALALETNRPTLYIEFRKDGKPVDSRPWWTAKDTGKARNDS, from the coding sequence ATGATCCTGCCGGCTATCGCGGCCGGCGTCGGTGTGGCGGTGGTTGTCATGTTGGCAAATCCGTTCATCGTCCGGGCGCAGGATGCCGCGCCCGAGGCGGCACAACCTGCGCCGCAGCGGGTAGCCGAGCCCGCGCCGCCGCCCGATCCGGCGGCAGAACTTGCCGCCAAGCGTGATCAGACCCGTGCCGAACTCGAAACTCTGTCGAAAACGATCAGCCTCTCCACCGACAAGGTGAGCGCGCTTCAGCAGAGCATCGCCGATCTCGAAAAGAGCACGGAAAGCATCCGCCAGGCACTCATCGATTCCGCTGCCCGCCGCAAGGCGCTCGAAAAGCAGATCCTCGAAAGCGAGAAGAAGCTTGCCGATCTCGGCGTCAAGGAGGACGGCATCCGCCGCTCCCTGCACGACCGCCGCGGCCTGCTGGCCGAGGTACTGGCAGCGCTCCAGCGCATGGGCCGCAACCCGCCGCCCGCTTTGCTCGTCACCCCCGATGACGCGCTTGGCTCCGTGCGCAGCGCCATTCTGCTCGGCGCCGTCGTGCCCGGCATCCGCAAGGAGACCGACAAGCTTGCCGCAGACCTCGCAAGCCTCGCCGCATTGCAGACCGCAAGTGCTGCCGAGAAAACCTCGCTGACAGCGACCATGACCAATGGCATCGAGGAAGAGCGGCGCATGGACCTGTTGCTTGCCGAAAACGACAAGCTCAGCCGCAGCAACGCCGCCGAACTCGGGGCCGAACGGAAACGCTCGGAGGAACTGGCGGGCAAGGCGACGAGCCTTGAAGGCCTGGTCGCATCGATGGAATCCGAGATCGCTTCGGTGCGCGACGCCGCCGCTGCCGCCCGCCAGGCGGAGGAGAACCGCAAGCTGCTGACGGACGAGCAGCGCGCCCAGGCCAAGGCGCTTGCCGACAGCGGCGTGCCCGATAAAAACCGCATTGCGCCCGCATATCCCTTCGGAGAATTGAAGGCGAAATTGGAGGTGCCCGTTACGGGCGATATCCTGCGCCAGTTCGGCGATGCCGACGGCACCGGGCACGAGGCCATGGGAATGACGGTCGCCACCAATCCAGAGACAGTGGTGACGGCGCCTGCGGATGGTCTGGTGGTTTTCGCCGGCGCATTTCGCAGTTACGGCCAGATGATCATCCTCGACGCGGGCGATGGATACCACCTGGTTCTCTCGGGAATGGATACGATCAATACCCGTCAGGGAAAATTCGTTTTCTCCGGCGAGCCGCTTGCCGTGATGGGCGCGAAAAGAGTGGCAAGCGCAACTGCATTGGCGCTGGAAACGAACCGGCCAACGCTTTACATTGAATTTCGAAAGGACGGTAAACCGGTCGATTCCCGGCCGTGGTGGACCGCCAAAGACACTGGAAAGGCACGCAATGATTCGTAG
- the bfr gene encoding bacterioferritin: MKGDKKVIERLNEALFLELGAVNQYWVHYRLLEDWGYTKLAKKERAESIEEMHHADRLVARIIFLEGHPNLQTLAPLRIGQNVKEVLEADLAGEYDARAAYKKSRDICHDAGDYVSMKLFEELLADEEGHIDFLETQIDLLEKIGESKYGQLNADSANEAE, encoded by the coding sequence TTGAAAGGCGACAAAAAGGTCATCGAGCGGCTTAACGAGGCGTTGTTCCTCGAACTCGGTGCGGTCAACCAATACTGGGTTCATTATCGTCTTCTTGAGGACTGGGGTTACACCAAGCTCGCCAAGAAGGAGCGCGCCGAATCCATCGAAGAGATGCACCATGCCGACCGGCTTGTTGCACGCATCATCTTCCTCGAAGGCCATCCCAATCTGCAGACCCTTGCACCTCTTCGCATCGGCCAGAACGTCAAGGAAGTTCTGGAAGCCGATCTTGCTGGCGAGTACGACGCCCGCGCGGCCTACAAAAAGTCGCGCGATATCTGTCATGACGCCGGCGATTACGTTTCCATGAAACTTTTCGAGGAGCTGCTGGCGGACGAGGAAGGTCATATCGACTTCCTCGAAACACAGATCGACCTGCTCGAGAAAATCGGCGAGAGCAAATACGGCCAGCTTAACGCCGATTCCGCCAACGAAGCCGAATAA
- a CDS encoding error-prone DNA polymerase: MTTTRAFFEIGTRTNFSFLEGASGPEEMVVQAAYLKLGGLGIADRNSVAGVVRAHAQAEQLEERYKNRDEILAEAKKEGKMEVILDPIRVQPGARLVFSDGTPDILAYPQNRRGWANLCRLLSAGNLKEEAVKGSCILTEAELMEWGDEMMLALVPDRTLVDHQAAQSTLEDYLERFRRRFRKAFFMALAPAYDGRDRQVFAVLAMLAARNRVPLIATNQPLYHHPERRPLSDVVIAIREHVQIAQAGFLLAPNAERYLKDSREMARIFRDYPGAVENTQVFFDSLTFSLKELEHNYPPENDPGETPQETLERLTRAGAVRRYPEGIPPKVAQQIDYELKLIGDKKYASYFLTVHRIIQHARYELKVLCQGRGSAANSVICYCLEITEVDPEKSTLLFDRFISMDRDEPPDIDVDFEHDRREEVIQFIYKNYKREHAGLTAGVTTYRTRSAGREVAKAFGLSEDVQSAISSLVWGWSEDNLSERDAKAAGLDVKDPVTRNVLKYASELLGFPRHLTQHVGGFVITRDRLDEVVPIMKTAMPDRYMIEWDKDDLDNVKILKVDVLALGMLTCLRKAFSLLELHYDVKKTLADLGNKEHGNEGEPVYEMMGRADTLGVFQIESRAQMSMLPRLRPTRFYDLVIEVAIVRPGPIQGDMVHPYLKRREQRAKNIPIEYPSKELETVLERTLGVPLFQEQAMQIAITAAGFRPAEADKLRRAMATFKRTGTIGNFEKRFIEGMVSKGYAQEFAQQCFNQIKGFGEYGFPESHAASFALLVYASSWLKAYYPDVFCAAMLNSQPMGFYAPAQLVRDAREHGVKILPVDINESNWDCGLEEAAFDRNAIDFRHEKMREIIKTRHAVRLGFRQIKGLSTDDMERLVSNRGEGYSSVRDLWLRSGLQKSVIERLADADAFQSLKLSRRDALWAVRALDVKSAAEELPLFEQVRHVDLQIEPAAKLPEMLPGEQVIEDYRYLSLSLKAHPLSFLREELRKAGVTRNVDLLKVANGKRVTIAGLVLVRQRPGSAKGVIFMTLEDETGVANVIVWSKMFDKYRSVVMGARLVKIRGRLQSQSGVIHTVVEHIEDMTPALGILQREARRFGVCERADEVLRPGADQRQKKLVNAQERAELEKRVVASGRHAGAAETAQVMPRGRNFH, encoded by the coding sequence ATGACAACCACGCGCGCATTCTTTGAGATCGGCACAAGGACGAATTTCTCGTTTCTTGAAGGCGCCTCTGGCCCGGAAGAGATGGTCGTACAGGCCGCTTATCTGAAGCTTGGCGGCCTCGGCATAGCGGACCGGAATTCGGTTGCTGGCGTGGTGCGGGCGCATGCGCAGGCGGAGCAACTTGAGGAGAGATACAAGAACAGGGATGAGATTCTGGCCGAAGCGAAGAAGGAAGGAAAAATGGAGGTCATCCTCGATCCTATCCGGGTTCAACCAGGCGCCCGTCTCGTCTTTTCCGACGGAACGCCTGATATCCTTGCCTATCCGCAAAACCGGCGAGGCTGGGCAAACCTCTGCCGCCTTCTGAGCGCCGGCAATCTGAAGGAGGAAGCGGTCAAGGGAAGCTGCATTCTGACGGAAGCGGAACTCATGGAATGGGGGGACGAAATGATGCTTGCCCTCGTTCCCGATCGCACCCTTGTCGATCATCAGGCGGCTCAGTCGACGCTGGAAGATTACCTGGAACGGTTTCGCAGACGCTTCCGCAAGGCTTTTTTTATGGCGCTGGCGCCAGCCTATGACGGCCGCGACAGGCAGGTCTTTGCGGTGCTTGCCATGCTTGCTGCCCGAAACCGTGTGCCGCTGATTGCCACCAACCAACCGCTTTACCATCATCCCGAACGCCGGCCGCTTTCGGATGTCGTGATCGCGATCCGGGAGCATGTACAGATAGCGCAAGCCGGTTTCCTGCTGGCGCCGAATGCCGAACGCTACCTCAAGGATTCACGTGAAATGGCCCGGATCTTCCGGGACTATCCCGGTGCGGTCGAGAACACGCAGGTATTTTTCGACAGCTTGACCTTTTCGCTGAAGGAACTGGAGCACAATTATCCGCCAGAAAACGATCCCGGCGAAACGCCGCAGGAGACTCTCGAAAGGCTGACGAGAGCGGGAGCGGTAAGACGCTATCCCGAGGGTATCCCGCCCAAGGTGGCGCAACAGATCGATTATGAACTGAAACTCATTGGGGATAAGAAATATGCCTCCTATTTCCTGACGGTGCACAGGATCATCCAGCACGCCCGCTATGAACTCAAGGTCTTGTGCCAGGGGCGCGGATCGGCGGCAAATTCGGTCATCTGCTATTGTCTCGAGATAACGGAAGTCGATCCCGAAAAGAGCACACTGCTCTTCGACCGCTTCATTTCGATGGATCGCGACGAACCGCCGGATATCGATGTCGATTTCGAGCATGACCGGCGTGAAGAGGTCATCCAGTTTATTTACAAAAACTACAAAAGAGAACATGCGGGACTGACGGCAGGGGTGACCACCTACCGCACCCGTTCGGCCGGCCGCGAGGTCGCCAAGGCCTTCGGGCTGTCGGAGGATGTCCAGTCGGCGATCAGCAGTCTCGTCTGGGGGTGGTCGGAGGACAATCTTTCCGAACGCGATGCCAAGGCGGCCGGCCTCGACGTCAAGGATCCGGTGACGCGGAACGTGCTGAAATATGCCTCCGAGCTTCTCGGCTTCCCGCGCCACCTCACCCAGCATGTCGGCGGCTTCGTCATCACGCGGGATCGGCTCGACGAGGTGGTGCCGATCATGAAGACGGCGATGCCGGATCGCTACATGATCGAGTGGGACAAGGACGACCTCGACAACGTCAAGATCCTCAAGGTGGATGTGCTGGCACTCGGCATGCTGACCTGTCTGCGAAAGGCTTTTTCGCTGCTTGAATTGCATTACGATGTGAAGAAGACGCTCGCAGACCTTGGCAATAAGGAACATGGGAACGAAGGCGAGCCGGTTTACGAGATGATGGGCAGGGCCGATACGCTCGGGGTCTTCCAGATCGAAAGCCGGGCGCAGATGAGCATGCTGCCGCGTCTCCGGCCGACGCGATTCTACGACCTCGTCATCGAGGTGGCGATCGTGCGGCCGGGTCCGATCCAGGGCGACATGGTGCATCCCTATTTGAAGCGCCGGGAGCAGCGGGCCAAGAACATTCCGATCGAATATCCGAGCAAGGAGCTGGAAACTGTTCTGGAAAGAACCCTCGGCGTGCCCTTGTTCCAGGAACAGGCCATGCAGATCGCCATTACCGCAGCAGGATTCAGGCCGGCGGAAGCCGACAAGCTTCGCAGAGCGATGGCAACATTCAAGAGAACGGGTACGATCGGTAACTTCGAAAAGCGGTTCATCGAAGGAATGGTCTCAAAGGGCTATGCCCAGGAATTCGCGCAGCAGTGTTTCAACCAGATCAAAGGCTTCGGCGAATACGGTTTCCCGGAAAGCCATGCCGCCTCCTTCGCGCTGCTCGTCTATGCCTCCTCATGGCTCAAGGCCTATTATCCCGACGTTTTCTGTGCGGCGATGCTGAATTCCCAGCCGATGGGGTTTTATGCACCGGCGCAACTGGTGCGGGATGCACGCGAGCACGGGGTCAAGATCCTGCCGGTCGATATCAATGAATCGAACTGGGATTGCGGCCTGGAGGAAGCTGCCTTCGATCGGAATGCCATCGATTTCCGGCATGAGAAGATGCGCGAGATCATCAAGACCCGCCATGCGGTGCGGCTGGGTTTCCGGCAGATCAAGGGCCTTTCGACAGACGATATGGAACGGCTCGTCAGCAATCGAGGCGAAGGCTACAGCTCGGTCCGCGATCTCTGGCTACGGTCGGGTCTGCAGAAATCCGTCATCGAGCGATTGGCGGATGCGGATGCATTCCAATCCCTCAAACTATCGCGACGCGACGCGCTCTGGGCGGTGCGGGCGCTGGATGTGAAGAGTGCTGCCGAGGAGCTGCCGCTTTTCGAGCAGGTCCGTCATGTCGACCTCCAGATCGAGCCTGCAGCAAAGCTGCCGGAAATGCTGCCCGGAGAGCAGGTCATCGAGGATTACCGTTATCTCTCTTTGTCGCTGAAGGCGCACCCCCTGTCCTTCCTGCGCGAGGAATTGCGCAAGGCCGGTGTGACACGCAATGTCGATCTGTTGAAGGTCGCGAACGGAAAGAGGGTGACGATCGCGGGCCTCGTGCTGGTGCGCCAGCGGCCGGGTTCGGCCAAAGGTGTGATCTTCATGACGCTGGAAGACGAGACCGGCGTGGCCAATGTGATTGTCTGGTCGAAAATGTTCGACAAATACCGCTCGGTCGTGATGGGCGCCCGGCTGGTGAAAATCCGCGGCAGGCTGCAAAGCCAGAGCGGGGTGATCCATACCGTCGTCGAGCATATCGAGGACATGACGCCGGCGCTCGGTATCCTGCAACGCGAGGCCCGGCGTTTCGGCGTCTGCGAGCGGGCAGACGAGGTGCTGAGGCCGGGTGCTGATCAGCGGCAGAAAAAGCTTGTAAATGCGCAGGAGAGGGCCGAGCTGGAAAAACGGGTGGTTGCCTCGGGCCGCCATGCGGGCGCGGCAGAAACGGCTCAGGTGATGCCGCGCGGACGCAACTTTCATTAA
- a CDS encoding divergent polysaccharide deacetylase family protein has product MGTDLHAPLGRNRKTGRRRPGVLRLGRIAASLCLFAIGGFSLYTAFRGDGLERTKPPAGEQAATPPANTPQPPTATTGQAADGMPRADPRSGANVEQMVTGDGSVVTKYSPRPRDGGGPVLVDAMQIGQDPRMAAQPNEALLEETPFGRLPIIGPDGRRPMDQYARPSSGARGVRIAIVVSGLGLSQTGTQRAIAELPEEITFAFAASGNSLQRWMQEARRGGHEILLQVPLEPFDYPANDPGPETLLTTKPAARNLENLHKAMGEITNYTGVMNYLGGRFLSDPAAMEPVMRDIGKRGLLFLDDGTSAQSKTAAIAKGTELPYAFADLQLDGQLDVNAVLKKLDELERIARKNGQAIGVASAFDESVDAIAKWSEEAAMRGIEIVGVAALSNDPKNP; this is encoded by the coding sequence TTGGGAACGGACCTGCATGCGCCTTTGGGCCGCAACCGCAAAACCGGCCGCCGGCGCCCAGGTGTCCTGCGTCTCGGCCGGATCGCCGCCAGTCTCTGCCTTTTTGCGATAGGCGGCTTTTCCCTCTATACGGCATTTCGCGGCGACGGGCTCGAACGCACCAAACCGCCGGCGGGCGAACAAGCCGCAACACCCCCTGCCAATACCCCTCAGCCGCCGACGGCCACCACGGGCCAAGCGGCAGACGGTATGCCCCGCGCCGACCCGCGCTCGGGCGCCAATGTCGAGCAGATGGTCACCGGCGACGGCTCGGTCGTCACCAAATACAGCCCTCGCCCGCGCGACGGCGGCGGGCCGGTGCTGGTCGACGCCATGCAGATCGGCCAGGATCCGCGCATGGCAGCCCAACCCAATGAAGCACTGCTCGAAGAGACACCTTTTGGCAGGCTGCCGATTATCGGCCCCGATGGCCGGCGGCCGATGGATCAATATGCGCGTCCCTCGTCTGGCGCGCGTGGCGTCCGCATCGCCATTGTCGTCAGCGGCCTCGGGCTCAGCCAGACCGGAACGCAGCGCGCCATCGCGGAATTGCCGGAAGAGATCACCTTCGCTTTTGCCGCAAGCGGCAACAGCCTTCAGCGCTGGATGCAGGAAGCCCGCCGCGGCGGTCACGAGATCCTTCTCCAAGTGCCGCTCGAACCTTTTGATTACCCGGCGAACGATCCAGGCCCCGAAACGCTGCTGACCACGAAACCGGCCGCCCGCAACCTCGAGAACCTGCACAAGGCGATGGGCGAGATCACCAACTATACCGGCGTCATGAATTATCTCGGCGGCCGTTTCCTCTCTGATCCCGCCGCCATGGAACCTGTCATGCGCGACATTGGCAAGCGCGGGCTGCTGTTTCTCGACGACGGCACATCGGCGCAGTCGAAGACGGCGGCGATCGCCAAGGGAACCGAACTGCCCTATGCCTTCGCCGACCTGCAGCTCGACGGCCAGCTCGATGTCAACGCCGTCCTGAAGAAGCTCGACGAGCTCGAGCGCATCGCCCGCAAGAACGGCCAGGCGATCGGCGTCGCCTCGGCTTTCGATGAGAGCGTTGACGCCATCGCCAAATGGAGCGAGGAGGCCGCGATGCGCGGCATCGAGATCGTCGGCGTTGCCGCCCTTTCCAACGACCCCAAGAATCCTTGA
- a CDS encoding winged helix-turn-helix domain-containing protein — protein sequence MTDSAAKTLVPVLRISFPDEDRLGHGKMELLEHIRQTGSISAAGRAMDMSYRRAWLLVSEMNRMFNEQVVESQRGGQKGGGAALTPFGEELLGRFRRMESTMRTSLAEDLAWLEAKRNLQQGERS from the coding sequence ATGACCGACTCAGCCGCAAAAACACTCGTGCCCGTCCTGCGAATCAGCTTCCCGGATGAGGATCGCCTCGGCCATGGCAAGATGGAACTGCTGGAGCATATCCGCCAGACCGGATCGATCTCGGCGGCCGGGCGGGCAATGGACATGTCCTACCGGCGGGCATGGCTGCTGGTCAGCGAGATGAACCGGATGTTCAACGAACAGGTGGTGGAATCGCAGCGCGGCGGGCAGAAGGGCGGCGGCGCGGCGCTGACGCCGTTCGGCGAGGAATTGCTCGGGCGTTTCCGCCGGATGGAAAGCACGATGCGCACGAGCCTTGCCGAAGATCTCGCCTGGCTCGAGGCCAAGCGCAACCTGCAGCAGGGCGAGCGCAGCTGA
- a CDS encoding S41 family peptidase, whose translation MIRRASLVLVGALMGATAMSVIYSAGVPAEAAGSSTYKELSVFGDVFERVRAQYVTPPAEDKLIENAINGMLSSLDPHSSYMNAKDAEDMRTQTKGEFGGLGIEVTMEDELVKVITPIDDTPAAKAGVLAGDYISEIDGQSVRGLKLEDAVEKMRGAVNTPIKLTLIRKGADKPIELTIVRDVVAVQAVKSRVEDDVGYLRIISFTEKTYPDMEKAIKKIKDTVPADKLKGYVLDLRLNPGGLLDQAINVSDALLQRGEVVSTRGRNPDETRRFNAGPGDLTDGKPVIVLINGGSASASEIVAGALQDLRRATVLGTRSFGKGSVQTIIPLGENGALRLTTALYYTPSGRSIQGTGIAPDIKVEEPLPEELQGKMVTEGESSLRGHIKGQSETDEGSGSVAYVPPDPKDDVQLNYALDLLRGKKTDPAFPPNPDKAVVAK comes from the coding sequence ATGATTCGTAGGGCTTCTCTTGTTCTGGTCGGCGCATTGATGGGTGCGACCGCAATGAGCGTCATTTACTCGGCGGGTGTGCCGGCAGAAGCGGCCGGATCCTCGACCTACAAGGAACTTTCGGTTTTCGGAGATGTCTTCGAGCGTGTGCGTGCGCAATATGTGACGCCGCCTGCGGAAGACAAGCTGATCGAGAACGCCATCAACGGCATGCTCTCCTCGCTCGATCCGCATTCGAGCTACATGAATGCGAAGGACGCCGAGGATATGCGCACCCAGACCAAGGGTGAGTTCGGCGGCCTCGGCATCGAAGTTACGATGGAAGACGAACTCGTCAAGGTCATCACCCCGATCGACGATACGCCTGCCGCCAAGGCCGGCGTTCTCGCTGGCGACTACATCTCCGAGATCGACGGCCAGTCCGTGCGCGGCCTGAAGCTGGAAGATGCAGTCGAGAAGATGCGCGGTGCCGTCAACACGCCGATCAAGCTGACGCTAATCCGCAAGGGTGCCGACAAGCCGATCGAGCTGACGATCGTCCGTGACGTCGTCGCCGTCCAGGCAGTCAAGTCGCGTGTCGAGGATGATGTCGGTTATCTCCGCATCATCTCCTTCACCGAGAAGACCTATCCCGACATGGAAAAGGCGATCAAGAAGATCAAGGACACCGTTCCGGCCGACAAGCTGAAGGGTTATGTTCTCGACCTGCGCCTCAATCCGGGCGGTCTGCTCGACCAGGCGATCAACGTCTCCGATGCCCTGCTGCAGCGCGGCGAAGTCGTTTCGACCCGCGGCCGCAATCCCGATGAAACCCGCCGCTTCAATGCCGGCCCGGGCGACCTGACGGATGGCAAGCCGGTGATCGTGCTGATCAACGGCGGGTCGGCTTCCGCATCGGAAATCGTCGCCGGCGCTCTTCAGGATCTGCGCCGTGCCACCGTTCTCGGCACGCGCTCCTTCGGCAAGGGCTCCGTCCAGACGATCATTCCGCTTGGCGAAAACGGCGCGCTGCGCCTGACCACGGCGCTCTACTACACGCCGTCGGGCCGCTCGATCCAGGGCACCGGCATCGCCCCCGACATCAAGGTCGAGGAGCCGCTGCCGGAGGAACTGCAAGGCAAGATGGTGACCGAAGGCGAATCCAGCCTGCGCGGCCACATCAAGGGCCAGAGCGAGACGGACGAAGGTTCGGGCTCCGTTGCCTACGTCCCGCCGGACCCGAAGGACGACGTTCAGCTGAACTACGCGCTCGACCTTCTGCGCGGCAAGAAGACCGATCCGGCCTTCCCGCCGAACCCGGACAAGGCCGTCGTCGCCAAGTAA
- a CDS encoding (2Fe-2S)-binding protein codes for MMRGSNFFLTATIFFSRKHDSQCHVWNEDVLVCSCNYITDKEIREVITNLLDEDCWQLIVPAKVYHAMEKRGRCCGCFPNVVDLIIQTTEEYHARRHSTEAEIFDFMSRLKQFHEENRRADIERRQKGHRAA; via the coding sequence ATGATGCGGGGCTCGAATTTTTTCTTGACAGCCACCATCTTCTTTAGCAGAAAACACGATAGTCAGTGTCATGTTTGGAATGAAGACGTGCTTGTCTGCAGCTGCAATTACATAACCGATAAAGAAATCCGGGAGGTTATCACCAACCTTCTCGATGAAGACTGTTGGCAGCTTATCGTGCCTGCGAAAGTCTACCACGCTATGGAAAAACGCGGCCGCTGCTGCGGCTGTTTCCCCAACGTCGTCGACCTCATTATCCAGACAACCGAGGAATATCACGCCCGTCGCCACTCGACGGAGGCCGAAATATTTGATTTCATGTCCCGCTTGAAACAATTCCATGAGGAAAACAGGAGAGCGGACATTGAAAGGCGACAAAAAGGTCATCGAGCGGCTTAA